One window of Populus nigra chromosome 5, ddPopNigr1.1, whole genome shotgun sequence genomic DNA carries:
- the LOC133693654 gene encoding uncharacterized protein LOC133693654 isoform X1 codes for MAEIKIIAICQLGGEFETDKDGTLSYTGGDAHAIDIDDKIKFDDFKLEVAEMFSCNVDTMSLKYFLPGNKKTLITISNDKDLNRMIKFHGDSFTVDIYVILEDNFLPGVSNLPASRSSRTTLSEEEPPIDAPLAVLEDITQPDNSLSAPLDLDVVDDTNNVDVHIEDPQIDPLEISPILPLLASNDEKHAKGAQQWQNTITGVGQRFRSVHEFRESLRKYAIAHQFAFRYKKNDSHRVTVKCKAEGCPWRIHASRLSTTQLICIKKMNPTHTCEGSVVTTGHQATRSWVASIIKEKLKVFPNYKPKDIVNDIKQEYGIQLNYFQAWRGKEIAKEQLQGSYKEAYNQLPFFCDKLMETNPGSLATFTTKDDSSFEGLFVSFHASLYGFVQGCRPLLFLDSLPLNSKYQGTLLAATAADGNDSVFPVAFAVVDAESNDNWHWFLLQLKTALSTSCPITFVADKQKGLKESIAEIFKGSYHSYCLRYLSEQLIQDLKGQFSHEVKRLMIEDLNAAAYAYRPEIFQRCIESIKSISPEAYNWILQSEPQNWANSFFQGARYNYMTSNLGEMFYSWVSDAHELPITQMVDVIRGKIMELIYTRRADSNQWLTRLTPSSEEKLEKETLKVHSLQVLLSAGSTFEVRGESVEVVDIDRWDCSCKEWQLTGFPCCHALAVIGCIGRCPYDYCSRYFTTESYRLTYFESVHPVTNVDMPVEKDSSQVVVIVTPPPTRRPPGRPTTKKYGQKDVVKRQLQCSRCKGLGHNKSTCKELL; via the exons ATGGCggagataaaaataatagctaTTTGTCAGTTGGGTGGTGAATTTGAGACGGATAAGGATGGTACTTTGTCTTATACAGGTGGTGATGCTCATGCTATAGACATTGATGACAAAATCAAATTCGATGATTTCAAGTTGGAGGTGGCTGAGATGTTTAGTTGCAATGTCGATACCATGTCTCTCAAATACTTTCTCCCGGGCAATAAGAAGACTCTCATTACTATCTCTAATGACAAGGACTTAAACCGGATGATAAAATTCCATGGGGATTCTTTCACTGTAGATATTTATGTGATTTTGGAAGATAATTTTCTGCCTGGTGTCTCAAATTTGCCTGCGAGTAG ATCAAGCAGAACAACTCTGTCTGAAGAAGAGCCTCCTATTGATGCACCTCTTGCCGTTCTGGAGGATATCACCCAGCCCGATAACTCACTTTCTGCACCTCTTGATCTTGATGTTGTAGACGATACCAATAATGTTGATGTTCACATTGAAGATCCGCAGATTGATCCACTTGAGATTTCACCCATTCTTCCTCTTCTTGCTTCCAATGATGAGAAACATGCTAAGGGTGCACAGCAATGGCAGAATACTATTACTGGAGTGGGTCAAAGATTTAGAAGTGTTCATGAATTTCGAGAGTCATTGCGTAAATATGCCATTGCACACCAGTTTGCATTTAGATATAAGAAGAATGATAGCCATCGAGTAACTGTTAAATGCAAAGCTGAAGGTTGTCCTTGGAGAATTCATGCATCAAGGTTGTCAACCACCCAACTAATTTGCATAAAGAAGATGAATCCAACTCATACATGTGAAGGGTCGGTGGTGACAACAGGACATCAGGCAACTCGAAGCTGGGTGGCTAGTATTATTAAGGAAAAGTTGAAAGTTTTCCCAAATTACAAGCCCAAGGATATTgtcaatgacataaaacaagaATATGGAATCCAACTAAACTACTTCCAGGCATGGCGTGGGAAAGAAATTGCGAAGGAGCAGCTTCAGGGTTCATACAAAGAGGCATATAATCAGTTACCATTTTTCTGTGACAAGCTAATGGAAACAAATCCAGGTAGTCTGGCAACATTCACCACTAAGGATGACTCAAGTTTTGAGGGCCTATTTGTCTCATTCCATGCCTCATTGTATGGTTTTGTTCAAGGTTGCAggcctcttctttttcttgatagCTTACCTTTAAATTCAAAGTATCAAGGTACACTGTTAGCAGCAACAGCTGCAGATGGTAATGATAGCGTGTTTCCTGTTGCTTTTGCGGTAGTAGATGCAGAAAGTAATGATAATTGGCACTGGTTTTTACTTCAATTGAAAACTGCACTGTCAACTTCTTGTCCAATAACATTCGTAGCAGACAAACAGAAGGGCTTAAAGGAATCAATTGCTGAGATATTCAAGGGTTCATACCATAGCTATTGCCTACGATATTTGTCTGAGCAACTTATTCAAGACTTGAAGGGGCAGTTTTCTCATGAGGTTAAGCGACTAATGATTGAAGACTTAAATGCTGCCGCCTATGCATATAGGCCTGAAATCTTCCAGAGGTGCATAGAGAGCATTAAAAGTATTTCTCCAGAAGCATATAATTGGATTCTCCAGAGTGAGCCGCAAAATTGGGCGAACTCGTTTTTTCAGGGTGCAAGATACAATTACATGACATCTAACTTGGGAGAGATGTTCTACAGTTGGGTTTCAGATGCACATGAGTTACCAATAACACAGATGGTTGATGTAATACGGGGTAAGATTATGGAGTTGATTTATACAAGGAGAGCAGATTCCAACCAGTGGCTGACAAGATTAACTCCATCCTCAGAGGAAAAGCTAGAGAAGGAAACCTTGAAAGTACATTCCCTTCAGGTGCTATTGTCAGCTGGTAGTACATTTGAGGTTCGTGGTGAATCTGTAGAAGTGGTTGATATCGACCGCTGGGATTGTAGTTGCAAAGAGTGGCAGCTTACTGGTTTTCCTTGTTGCCATGCTCTTGCTGTCATTGGTTGTATTGGCAGGTGTCCGTATGACTATTGTTCAAGATATTTCACAACCGAAAGTTACCGATTGACGTATTTCGAGTCTGTTCACCCTGTAACCAATGTGGACATGCCTGTTGAGAAAGACTCTTCTCAGGTTGTAGTAATTGTAACCCCTCCTCCGACCCGGCGTCCTCCAGGCCGGCCTACCACAAAGAAATATGGGCAAAAGGATGTTGTCAAACGTCAGCTCCAGTGCAGTAGATGCAAGGGTCTTGGGCACAACAAGTCCACTTGCAAAGAGCTTTTGTAG
- the LOC133693654 gene encoding uncharacterized protein LOC133693654 isoform X2, translating to MFSCNVDTMSLKYFLPGNKKTLITISNDKDLNRMIKFHGDSFTVDIYVILEDNFLPGVSNLPASRSSRTTLSEEEPPIDAPLAVLEDITQPDNSLSAPLDLDVVDDTNNVDVHIEDPQIDPLEISPILPLLASNDEKHAKGAQQWQNTITGVGQRFRSVHEFRESLRKYAIAHQFAFRYKKNDSHRVTVKCKAEGCPWRIHASRLSTTQLICIKKMNPTHTCEGSVVTTGHQATRSWVASIIKEKLKVFPNYKPKDIVNDIKQEYGIQLNYFQAWRGKEIAKEQLQGSYKEAYNQLPFFCDKLMETNPGSLATFTTKDDSSFEGLFVSFHASLYGFVQGCRPLLFLDSLPLNSKYQGTLLAATAADGNDSVFPVAFAVVDAESNDNWHWFLLQLKTALSTSCPITFVADKQKGLKESIAEIFKGSYHSYCLRYLSEQLIQDLKGQFSHEVKRLMIEDLNAAAYAYRPEIFQRCIESIKSISPEAYNWILQSEPQNWANSFFQGARYNYMTSNLGEMFYSWVSDAHELPITQMVDVIRGKIMELIYTRRADSNQWLTRLTPSSEEKLEKETLKVHSLQVLLSAGSTFEVRGESVEVVDIDRWDCSCKEWQLTGFPCCHALAVIGCIGRCPYDYCSRYFTTESYRLTYFESVHPVTNVDMPVEKDSSQVVVIVTPPPTRRPPGRPTTKKYGQKDVVKRQLQCSRCKGLGHNKSTCKELL from the exons ATGTTTAGTTGCAATGTCGATACCATGTCTCTCAAATACTTTCTCCCGGGCAATAAGAAGACTCTCATTACTATCTCTAATGACAAGGACTTAAACCGGATGATAAAATTCCATGGGGATTCTTTCACTGTAGATATTTATGTGATTTTGGAAGATAATTTTCTGCCTGGTGTCTCAAATTTGCCTGCGAGTAG ATCAAGCAGAACAACTCTGTCTGAAGAAGAGCCTCCTATTGATGCACCTCTTGCCGTTCTGGAGGATATCACCCAGCCCGATAACTCACTTTCTGCACCTCTTGATCTTGATGTTGTAGACGATACCAATAATGTTGATGTTCACATTGAAGATCCGCAGATTGATCCACTTGAGATTTCACCCATTCTTCCTCTTCTTGCTTCCAATGATGAGAAACATGCTAAGGGTGCACAGCAATGGCAGAATACTATTACTGGAGTGGGTCAAAGATTTAGAAGTGTTCATGAATTTCGAGAGTCATTGCGTAAATATGCCATTGCACACCAGTTTGCATTTAGATATAAGAAGAATGATAGCCATCGAGTAACTGTTAAATGCAAAGCTGAAGGTTGTCCTTGGAGAATTCATGCATCAAGGTTGTCAACCACCCAACTAATTTGCATAAAGAAGATGAATCCAACTCATACATGTGAAGGGTCGGTGGTGACAACAGGACATCAGGCAACTCGAAGCTGGGTGGCTAGTATTATTAAGGAAAAGTTGAAAGTTTTCCCAAATTACAAGCCCAAGGATATTgtcaatgacataaaacaagaATATGGAATCCAACTAAACTACTTCCAGGCATGGCGTGGGAAAGAAATTGCGAAGGAGCAGCTTCAGGGTTCATACAAAGAGGCATATAATCAGTTACCATTTTTCTGTGACAAGCTAATGGAAACAAATCCAGGTAGTCTGGCAACATTCACCACTAAGGATGACTCAAGTTTTGAGGGCCTATTTGTCTCATTCCATGCCTCATTGTATGGTTTTGTTCAAGGTTGCAggcctcttctttttcttgatagCTTACCTTTAAATTCAAAGTATCAAGGTACACTGTTAGCAGCAACAGCTGCAGATGGTAATGATAGCGTGTTTCCTGTTGCTTTTGCGGTAGTAGATGCAGAAAGTAATGATAATTGGCACTGGTTTTTACTTCAATTGAAAACTGCACTGTCAACTTCTTGTCCAATAACATTCGTAGCAGACAAACAGAAGGGCTTAAAGGAATCAATTGCTGAGATATTCAAGGGTTCATACCATAGCTATTGCCTACGATATTTGTCTGAGCAACTTATTCAAGACTTGAAGGGGCAGTTTTCTCATGAGGTTAAGCGACTAATGATTGAAGACTTAAATGCTGCCGCCTATGCATATAGGCCTGAAATCTTCCAGAGGTGCATAGAGAGCATTAAAAGTATTTCTCCAGAAGCATATAATTGGATTCTCCAGAGTGAGCCGCAAAATTGGGCGAACTCGTTTTTTCAGGGTGCAAGATACAATTACATGACATCTAACTTGGGAGAGATGTTCTACAGTTGGGTTTCAGATGCACATGAGTTACCAATAACACAGATGGTTGATGTAATACGGGGTAAGATTATGGAGTTGATTTATACAAGGAGAGCAGATTCCAACCAGTGGCTGACAAGATTAACTCCATCCTCAGAGGAAAAGCTAGAGAAGGAAACCTTGAAAGTACATTCCCTTCAGGTGCTATTGTCAGCTGGTAGTACATTTGAGGTTCGTGGTGAATCTGTAGAAGTGGTTGATATCGACCGCTGGGATTGTAGTTGCAAAGAGTGGCAGCTTACTGGTTTTCCTTGTTGCCATGCTCTTGCTGTCATTGGTTGTATTGGCAGGTGTCCGTATGACTATTGTTCAAGATATTTCACAACCGAAAGTTACCGATTGACGTATTTCGAGTCTGTTCACCCTGTAACCAATGTGGACATGCCTGTTGAGAAAGACTCTTCTCAGGTTGTAGTAATTGTAACCCCTCCTCCGACCCGGCGTCCTCCAGGCCGGCCTACCACAAAGAAATATGGGCAAAAGGATGTTGTCAAACGTCAGCTCCAGTGCAGTAGATGCAAGGGTCTTGGGCACAACAAGTCCACTTGCAAAGAGCTTTTGTAG